In Terriglobia bacterium, a single window of DNA contains:
- the nuoI gene encoding NADH-quinone oxidoreductase subunit NuoI gives MAVFKDLAAVAKGMSVTLRELFQPTIVENYPDGKGLLRGAQFQERYRGVHVLQRDENGLEKCVACFLCAAACPSNCIYIEAAENTAEHRVSGAERYARVYNIDYNRCIFCGYCVEACPTDAITHGHGFELATLNASSLVYRKEQLLAPMPAHLGANAVFNRAEVDKNPALKMLSDVPAKT, from the coding sequence ATGGCGGTGTTCAAGGATCTGGCGGCAGTCGCCAAGGGGATGAGCGTCACCCTGCGGGAATTGTTCCAGCCCACGATTGTCGAGAACTATCCCGACGGGAAAGGACTGCTGCGCGGCGCGCAATTCCAGGAGCGCTACCGCGGCGTCCACGTTCTGCAGCGCGACGAGAACGGCTTGGAGAAATGCGTTGCCTGCTTCCTGTGCGCCGCCGCCTGCCCCTCGAACTGCATTTACATCGAGGCCGCCGAGAACACCGCCGAACACCGCGTCTCCGGCGCCGAGCGTTACGCCCGCGTCTACAATATCGATTACAATCGCTGCATCTTCTGTGGATACTGCGTGGAGGCGTGCCCGACGGACGCGATTACGCACGGGCATGGTTTTGAACTTGCCACGCTCAACGCCAGCAGCCTCGTGTACCGCAAGGAGCAACTCCTGGCGCCCATGCCGGCCCACCTGGGCGCCAATGCGGTGTTCAACCGCGCCGAGGTGGACAAGAATCCCGCGTTGAAGATGCTTAGCGACGTGCCGGCGAAAACCTGA
- a CDS encoding SRPBCC domain-containing protein codes for MTRTTTTALAIMWLVAGACAQEQKIAEQPKLDVSKMHESLPDKDYTAKTTDTSFVAPNGERVQRLEIVIPNVTPRLVWEAVSTSEGLRSFVAPVTDVEMKTGGHYYTNYNPAAKIGDPGTIYNTVLAYVPLEMVAIHVKLGTQIFPESVATAERLNAILTIKDLGNGQVRVSEIMTGWQTGEDWDKVYKFFQTGNAYVLGQLYKRFEVGPRQWK; via the coding sequence ATGACAAGAACGACTACGACGGCGCTGGCGATCATGTGGCTGGTTGCCGGTGCCTGCGCGCAGGAGCAGAAAATTGCCGAGCAACCGAAGCTCGACGTGTCCAAGATGCACGAGTCCCTCCCCGACAAGGACTACACCGCCAAGACCACCGACACTTCTTTCGTCGCGCCCAATGGCGAACGCGTGCAGCGGCTGGAGATCGTGATCCCGAACGTGACACCCAGACTCGTGTGGGAGGCGGTGAGCACCTCCGAGGGCCTGCGCAGCTTTGTCGCGCCGGTCACGGACGTGGAGATGAAAACCGGCGGCCATTACTACACCAACTACAATCCGGCGGCGAAGATCGGCGATCCGGGCACTATCTACAACACGGTCCTGGCCTACGTTCCGCTGGAGATGGTCGCCATCCATGTCAAGCTGGGGACGCAGATCTTTCCCGAGTCCGTCGCCACCGCCGAACGGCTGAACGCGATCTTGACGATCAAGGACCTGGGCAACGGCCAGGTGCGCGTCTCCGAGATCATGACCGGCTGGCAGACGGGCGAAGACTGGGACAAGGTTTACAAGTTCTTCCAGACCGGTAACGCCTACGTCCTGGGCCAACTCTACAAGCGCTTCGAGGTCGGCCCGCGACAGTGGAAGTGA
- a CDS encoding DUF1761 domain-containing protein, giving the protein MPMQHVNWIAVFTAAVSAFVLGGLWYSPVMFGRAWMAANNFSNEDLRKSSMGKIFGIAFVLSLLMAANLAMFLAEPKTTALWGATAGFLAGFGWVALGIAIIALFERRSWKYVAINAGYMTVAFVVMGLILGAWRQ; this is encoded by the coding sequence ATGCCCATGCAACATGTCAATTGGATCGCAGTGTTCACCGCCGCCGTGTCCGCCTTCGTGCTCGGTGGTTTGTGGTACTCGCCGGTGATGTTCGGACGGGCGTGGATGGCAGCCAACAATTTCAGCAACGAGGACTTGCGCAAAAGCAGCATGGGCAAGATCTTCGGAATTGCGTTTGTGCTCTCGCTTCTGATGGCAGCCAATCTCGCCATGTTTCTTGCCGAACCGAAGACAACCGCGTTGTGGGGCGCAACCGCGGGCTTTCTGGCCGGCTTTGGGTGGGTGGCACTCGGAATTGCCATCATTGCCCTGTTCGAACGCAGGTCGTGGAAGTACGTCGCCATCAACGCCGGGTACATGACGGTTGCGTTTGTCGTAATGGGCCTCATTCTGGGCGCCTGGCGGCAATAG
- a CDS encoding TetR/AcrR family transcriptional regulator: MYDASAARDKPRQPPEAVSTRERLLIAAMELFTTQGYEATSVAEILKRAGVNSGSLYYFFDNKHDLLVAGLEFFKTLLYPVVMEPAFVREVDPIERIFAVLADYRQRLIMTDLDYECPVGKLALEVARHSPAAREKIAENFAAWRDHMRDCLDEAADRLPASMDRNALATFILTTMEGAVMQARTHRDISFYDASIANLRTYFGYLLTEVR, encoded by the coding sequence ATGTATGATGCAAGCGCTGCTCGCGACAAGCCCCGTCAGCCGCCGGAAGCGGTTTCGACGCGCGAACGCCTGCTTATAGCCGCCATGGAACTGTTCACCACGCAAGGATACGAAGCCACCAGCGTCGCCGAGATCCTCAAGCGCGCCGGCGTCAATAGCGGCAGCCTGTACTACTTCTTCGACAACAAGCACGACCTGCTGGTGGCGGGACTGGAGTTCTTCAAGACTCTGCTGTACCCGGTCGTGATGGAGCCGGCATTCGTTCGCGAGGTCGATCCCATCGAGCGCATCTTCGCCGTGCTGGCCGACTACCGCCAGCGGCTCATAATGACTGACCTCGATTACGAATGTCCGGTGGGGAAACTGGCGCTGGAGGTGGCACGCCATTCGCCCGCGGCTCGCGAGAAGATCGCGGAAAACTTTGCTGCCTGGCGCGACCATATGCGCGACTGTCTCGATGAGGCGGCCGACCGGCTGCCCGCCAGCATGGACCGCAACGCTTTGGCCACCTTCATCCTGACCACCATGGAGGGCGCGGTGATGCAGGCGCGCACACACCGTGACATATCGTTTTACGATGCTTCGATCGCGAATCTGCGGACGTATTTTGGGTACTTGCTGACAGAAGTACGGTAG
- the lon gene encoding endopeptidase La, with translation MANETRTLERHGTPAEGGQENGNLPVLPVRDTVLFPHAVLPLTVGRESSVQLINSLGEDKTIVVVAQREARVDSPQPVDLYAIGTLAVVHKVVKMPNQSLFVFAEGLDRVHLKEYSQLTPFMRASVETIAEIPARNGSEEEALQRNVLTLFQQIVAGSPTLSDELSTVAMNIEEAGRLVDFIASSLPTLSTRDKQEILETADVRSRLDKINQHLAKELEVMQLRNKIQSEVQDRVQQTQREFYLREQMKAIQKELGESDETTRDSEDLKQKIEQAGMPDDVKKEALKELGRLSRMSPMAADYSVTRNYIEWLAVLPWNKSSGVEVDILKAKDILDTDHYDLQKVKDRILDYLSVRRLKPSMKGPILCFVGPPGVGKTSLGKSIARALGRKFVRLSLGGVHDEAEIRGHRRTYIGALPGQIIQGIRRAETNDPVFMLDEVDKLGRDFRGDPASALLETLDPEQNYTFRDNYLDVPFDLSKVLFITTANQLDPVPDPLRDRMEIIELQGYTEDEKVHIAVRYLIKRQTDENGITPEQIEFPEASIRHIIRHYTREAGVRNLERNIGTICRKKARRIAEGKHDKLVVTPEVVREFLGGEKIRVDTEIAERTKRAGVAVGLAWTPTGGDVLFVEANKMKGKGGFTMTGQLGQVMQESMQAALTWVRSNAGKLGVNEDWFKDHDIHIHVPAGAIPKDGPSAGVTMTTALVSLLTERRVRPLTAMTGEITLSGNVLPIGGIKEKFLAAKRAGVQTVIIPADNKTNVEEDLTPEQLQNVDVKYVTTIDEVLEVALPTSKAEEKQDAQKRDEVLSGGVPVSAN, from the coding sequence ATGGCTAATGAAACGCGCACTTTAGAGCGCCACGGCACTCCCGCAGAAGGTGGGCAGGAGAACGGAAATCTGCCCGTGCTGCCGGTACGCGACACGGTGCTTTTTCCTCATGCCGTACTGCCGTTGACGGTGGGCCGGGAGAGCTCGGTGCAACTGATCAACTCGCTGGGCGAGGACAAAACCATCGTCGTAGTCGCGCAGCGCGAGGCGAGGGTAGATTCGCCGCAACCTGTGGATCTGTACGCCATCGGCACGCTGGCGGTGGTGCACAAGGTCGTCAAAATGCCCAACCAGAGCCTGTTTGTCTTTGCCGAGGGCCTGGACCGGGTGCACTTAAAGGAATACTCGCAACTGACGCCGTTCATGCGCGCCAGTGTCGAGACCATTGCGGAAATCCCGGCAAGAAACGGGTCGGAGGAAGAAGCGCTGCAGCGGAATGTGCTGACCCTTTTCCAGCAGATCGTGGCCGGATCGCCGACACTGTCGGACGAGCTGTCCACGGTCGCGATGAACATCGAGGAGGCCGGGCGTTTGGTGGACTTTATCGCCAGCTCACTGCCTACGCTGTCCACCCGCGACAAGCAGGAAATCCTGGAGACCGCCGACGTCCGTTCGCGTCTGGACAAGATCAACCAGCACCTGGCGAAGGAGCTGGAAGTGATGCAGCTGCGCAACAAGATCCAGAGCGAAGTGCAGGACCGGGTGCAGCAGACGCAGCGCGAGTTCTACCTGCGCGAGCAGATGAAGGCGATCCAGAAGGAACTGGGCGAGTCCGACGAGACCACGCGCGACTCGGAAGACCTGAAACAGAAGATTGAACAGGCCGGCATGCCCGACGACGTCAAGAAAGAAGCCCTGAAGGAATTGGGGCGGCTGTCGCGCATGTCGCCGATGGCGGCCGACTACAGCGTTACCCGCAACTACATCGAGTGGCTGGCAGTGCTGCCGTGGAACAAGTCTTCGGGCGTGGAAGTGGATATCCTCAAGGCGAAGGACATCCTGGACACCGATCACTACGACCTGCAGAAGGTCAAAGACCGAATCCTCGATTACCTCTCGGTGCGCCGGCTGAAGCCCTCGATGAAAGGGCCGATCTTGTGTTTTGTCGGGCCCCCGGGTGTAGGCAAGACGTCGCTGGGCAAGTCCATCGCGCGGGCGCTGGGACGCAAGTTCGTGCGCCTGTCGCTGGGCGGGGTGCACGACGAGGCCGAGATTCGTGGCCACCGGCGCACTTACATCGGTGCGCTGCCGGGTCAGATCATCCAGGGCATCCGCCGGGCGGAAACCAATGACCCGGTGTTCATGCTGGACGAGGTGGACAAGCTGGGACGCGACTTCCGCGGCGATCCGGCGTCGGCGCTGCTGGAAACGCTCGACCCGGAGCAGAACTACACCTTCCGCGATAACTACCTGGACGTTCCGTTCGATTTGTCGAAGGTGCTATTCATCACCACCGCGAACCAGCTCGATCCGGTGCCGGACCCGCTGCGCGACCGCATGGAGATCATCGAACTCCAGGGTTACACCGAGGACGAGAAGGTGCACATTGCGGTGCGCTACCTCATCAAGCGGCAGACCGACGAGAACGGCATTACGCCGGAACAGATCGAGTTTCCGGAAGCATCCATCCGGCACATCATCCGGCACTATACGCGTGAGGCCGGGGTGCGCAATCTGGAGCGCAACATCGGCACCATTTGCCGCAAGAAGGCGCGGCGCATCGCCGAAGGCAAGCACGACAAGCTGGTGGTGACGCCGGAGGTGGTGCGCGAGTTCCTGGGCGGAGAAAAGATTCGCGTGGACACCGAGATCGCCGAGCGGACCAAGCGTGCAGGCGTGGCGGTGGGACTGGCGTGGACGCCGACCGGCGGCGACGTCCTGTTCGTCGAAGCCAACAAGATGAAGGGCAAAGGCGGATTCACCATGACCGGACAGCTCGGCCAGGTGATGCAGGAGTCGATGCAGGCGGCGCTTACCTGGGTGCGCTCCAACGCCGGCAAGCTGGGCGTCAACGAGGACTGGTTCAAGGACCACGACATCCACATCCACGTGCCGGCGGGCGCCATCCCGAAGGATGGGCCCTCGGCGGGCGTTACCATGACGACCGCGCTGGTGTCACTGCTGACCGAGCGCCGGGTGCGGCCGCTGACCGCCATGACCGGCGAGATCACACTCAGCGGAAACGTGCTGCCCATCGGCGGCATCAAGGAGAAGTTTCTCGCCGCCAAGCGCGCCGGCGTGCAGACCGTAATTATCCCGGCGGACAACAAGACCAACGTCGAGGAAGACCTGACGCCGGAGCAGTTGCAGAATGTGGACGTGAAGTACGTCACCACCATTGACGAAGTCCTGGAAGTCGCTCTCCCCACCAGCAAGGCGGAGGAGAAACAGGACGCGCAGAAACGCGACGAGGTGCTGAGCGGCGGCGTCCCCGTGTCGGCGAATTAA
- a CDS encoding sel1 repeat family protein — MADGRWSMADRRMRRPSNIKFTLAHVTAPALCGGVQLAASFIAKQREAAMIRQLAAYTILLLLLLNFTSAQSQENSSPSEGQRLYEQAMNMIRGSSFNRNDRDAIELFRRSADTGYAPAQVALGYIYESGFSVASEPRKAMDWYQKSAQQGDPLAAWLLGRMIYQGVVPPLGVNDAIPWLQKSSDANNPFAQFLLGWIRLEKNDYGKAAELFQQASQQGLPQAQYELGKLLAKGRGTIKQDKVEAYIWLVMAGDAEYQRYPELQSLETELGKVRVEEAKTEVRRRERESARTVIAHGCTGWDGEFDRVPSPPPLDKQQFCH; from the coding sequence ATGGCCGACGGTCGATGGTCGATGGCCGATCGTCGTATGCGGCGCCCTTCAAATATCAAATTTACATTGGCCCATGTCACTGCTCCGGCCTTGTGCGGCGGGGTACAATTGGCGGCATCCTTCATTGCAAAGCAGCGAGAGGCGGCCATGATTCGACAGCTCGCCGCATACACAATCCTTCTCCTTTTGTTACTCAACTTCACATCGGCCCAATCGCAGGAAAATTCGAGCCCGTCCGAAGGCCAGCGATTGTATGAACAGGCCATGAACATGATTCGCGGCAGCAGCTTTAACCGCAACGACCGGGATGCGATCGAACTGTTTCGCCGATCAGCGGACACAGGCTACGCCCCGGCACAAGTGGCGTTGGGTTACATCTACGAATCAGGATTCAGCGTCGCCAGCGAACCGAGGAAGGCGATGGATTGGTACCAAAAGTCAGCGCAGCAGGGCGATCCGCTGGCAGCGTGGCTGCTGGGGCGAATGATCTACCAGGGTGTTGTACCGCCGCTGGGGGTCAATGACGCCATCCCATGGCTGCAGAAGTCCTCTGACGCGAACAACCCGTTCGCGCAATTTCTGCTGGGCTGGATCAGGCTGGAAAAGAACGATTACGGGAAAGCGGCAGAGTTGTTTCAACAGGCGTCGCAGCAGGGCCTTCCGCAAGCGCAGTACGAGCTCGGGAAGCTTTTGGCAAAGGGCCGGGGCACGATCAAGCAGGACAAGGTCGAGGCTTACATTTGGCTAGTGATGGCGGGCGACGCAGAATACCAACGTTATCCCGAGCTGCAGTCGCTGGAAACTGAGTTGGGCAAGGTACGCGTGGAAGAGGCCAAGACGGAGGTTCGCCGGCGCGAAAGAGAATCTGCGCGTACAGTGATCGCGCACGGCTGCACCGGATGGGACGGCGAGTTTGACCGCGTTCCGTCTCCGCCGCCCCTCGACAAGCAGCAGTTCTGCCACTAA
- a CDS encoding molybdenum cofactor biosynthesis protein MoaE, with protein sequence MQVRVLFFGMLKEVAGKASDDVSLPDGATIGNLLSHYAQDAKLKGLLGSIAVALNLEYAAPTAVLRDGDEVGLLPPVSGGTDAKPVTQGRVQLTRERIETAALAERMKRPEDGAAVVFEGIVRRSSRGRRTLYLDYEAYEPMARKQLEDLAARALAQFKVRDLAIVHRLGRLQIGETSVAIVVSSAHRAAGFGACRWLIDTLKKTVPIWKKEYFEDGAVWADGEPFPPEIRSA encoded by the coding sequence ATGCAGGTCCGCGTACTTTTTTTCGGAATGCTGAAGGAAGTCGCCGGCAAGGCGAGCGATGACGTGTCGCTGCCCGATGGCGCCACCATCGGCAACCTGCTCTCGCACTACGCGCAAGACGCGAAGCTCAAAGGCCTGCTGGGATCGATTGCCGTCGCGCTCAACCTGGAGTATGCCGCGCCCACCGCCGTGCTCCGCGATGGTGACGAGGTCGGACTTCTGCCCCCGGTGAGCGGCGGCACCGACGCGAAACCCGTGACCCAAGGCCGGGTTCAACTTACCCGGGAGCGCATCGAGACCGCCGCGCTCGCCGAGCGCATGAAGCGCCCCGAGGATGGCGCGGCGGTGGTGTTCGAGGGCATCGTGCGCCGCAGTAGCCGTGGCCGCCGCACGCTGTATCTCGATTACGAAGCCTACGAGCCGATGGCGCGCAAGCAGCTCGAGGACCTGGCGGCGCGGGCGCTGGCACAGTTCAAGGTGCGCGACCTCGCCATCGTGCACCGCCTGGGACGCTTGCAGATCGGCGAAACCAGCGTGGCAATCGTAGTCAGCTCGGCGCACCGCGCGGCAGGCTTCGGCGCCTGCCGTTGGCTGATCGACACGCTGAAGAAAACGGTACCGATCTGGAAGAAGGAATATTTCGAAGACGGCGCGGTCTGGGCCGACGGCGAGCCCTTCCCGCCGGAGATCCGAAGCGCTTAG
- a CDS encoding VWA domain-containing protein: protein MPTPCLPILPICTTTTFRRLAAVVLLLAVALPAPSAMPTEGPQKDEQEPAISVDVKLVNVFATVTDANGAPARTLNKDNFALMEDGVPQTISVFSRESQLPLSIVMAIDASLSTKKDLKLELTSARRFAHEILRPQDSLALYQFSEIVEELVPFTADLKRIDAGIDRVHVGSATAMYDAIYLGADALYKRQGRKIMVIITDGGDTMSNTSYQEALRAAQQAEATVYSVIVVPIEASAGRDLGGEHALIQLSRDTGGKYFYADTLPRLDQAFRQISEELRTQYLLAYYPVRRIADSDFRKVQVELKGPGTEGLKARHRSGYYTSKFK, encoded by the coding sequence GTGCCGACCCCGTGCCTCCCCATCTTACCGATCTGCACCACTACGACGTTTCGTCGTCTCGCGGCCGTTGTACTTCTGCTGGCCGTCGCGCTGCCGGCGCCCTCCGCCATGCCCACCGAGGGTCCGCAAAAAGACGAGCAAGAGCCCGCCATCAGCGTTGACGTCAAGCTGGTCAACGTGTTCGCCACCGTGACCGACGCCAACGGCGCGCCCGCCCGTACCCTGAACAAGGATAATTTCGCGCTAATGGAAGATGGCGTTCCACAAACCATCTCCGTCTTCAGCCGCGAATCGCAACTTCCACTCTCCATCGTCATGGCCATCGATGCCAGCCTGAGCACGAAGAAAGACCTGAAGCTGGAGTTGACCTCGGCGCGCCGTTTCGCCCACGAAATCCTGCGTCCGCAGGACTCGCTCGCTCTCTACCAGTTCAGCGAAATCGTCGAAGAGCTGGTGCCGTTTACCGCCGACCTCAAGCGCATTGATGCCGGCATCGACCGCGTCCACGTGGGCTCCGCCACCGCCATGTACGACGCCATCTACCTTGGCGCCGACGCCCTCTACAAGCGGCAAGGGCGCAAGATCATGGTGATCATTACCGATGGCGGCGACACCATGAGCAACACGTCCTACCAGGAGGCACTGCGGGCGGCACAGCAGGCCGAAGCCACCGTGTACTCGGTCATCGTGGTGCCCATCGAGGCCAGCGCCGGGCGTGACCTTGGCGGTGAGCACGCCCTGATCCAACTCTCCCGCGATACCGGGGGCAAGTATTTCTACGCCGACACGCTGCCCCGACTCGACCAAGCCTTCCGCCAGATCAGCGAAGAACTCCGCACGCAGTACCTGCTGGCGTATTACCCAGTGCGGCGCATCGCTGACTCCGACTTCCGCAAAGTCCAAGTCGAGCTGAAAGGCCCCGGCACCGAGGGTCTGAAGGCGCGCCACCGCAGCGGCTACTACACGTCGAAATTCAAGTAG
- a CDS encoding RNA chaperone Hfq — MAFRIPGISNPLKKAKTPPPEETSEEAAYLKSLGEKQRPVQVKLLDGEIVRGWIEYYDRNMIRLTREGAPNLFIFKHEIMYIAEDGSQQKRGKAADGG, encoded by the coding sequence ATGGCATTTCGCATTCCTGGCATCTCCAACCCGTTGAAAAAAGCGAAGACCCCGCCTCCGGAAGAGACTTCCGAAGAGGCTGCCTACCTCAAATCGCTCGGTGAAAAGCAGCGCCCGGTCCAGGTGAAGCTGCTCGACGGCGAAATCGTGCGCGGCTGGATCGAGTACTACGACCGCAACATGATCCGCCTAACCCGCGAAGGCGCACCCAATCTGTTCATCTTCAAGCACGAGATCATGTACATCGCCGAGGACGGCAGCCAGCAAAAGCGGGGAAAAGCGGCGGATGGCGGTTAG
- a CDS encoding inositol monophosphatase has protein sequence MTHFRRRVGFEYKGDVDLVTEADRSTEALITDRIRARWPRHDLVGEEGARVETGSDYRWYVDPLDGTTNFAHGFPVFCVSIALAHQGKRIAGVIYDPTRDELFAAEKGSGAYLNQRRIHVSTVGNMAECLCGTGFPSHKRHQNPNIYFYHQITLKTHGVRRAGSAALDLAFVACGRLDAFWEFNLNPWDTAAGALLVEEAGGKLTVMNGGPWRLDSRETLASNGLVHADFVASVQDTLAGRGLEPLPSPMEYAAGRKRE, from the coding sequence ATGACCCACTTCCGCCGGCGGGTTGGCTTCGAATACAAAGGCGACGTGGACCTGGTGACGGAGGCTGACCGCTCCACCGAAGCCCTCATCACCGACCGCATCCGCGCCCGCTGGCCACGCCATGACCTGGTGGGTGAAGAGGGCGCGCGCGTCGAAACCGGCAGCGACTACCGCTGGTACGTCGATCCGCTCGACGGAACCACTAACTTCGCGCACGGCTTTCCGGTGTTCTGCGTGTCGATCGCGCTCGCGCACCAGGGCAAGCGCATTGCCGGCGTCATCTACGATCCCACACGCGACGAACTGTTCGCGGCGGAGAAGGGCAGCGGCGCCTACCTTAACCAGCGCCGCATTCATGTCTCCACGGTCGGCAACATGGCCGAGTGCCTTTGCGGTACCGGGTTTCCCAGCCACAAGCGCCACCAGAATCCGAACATCTACTTCTATCACCAGATCACGCTCAAGACCCACGGCGTGCGCCGCGCTGGATCGGCGGCGCTGGACCTGGCCTTCGTGGCCTGCGGACGCCTGGACGCCTTCTGGGAATTCAATCTCAATCCCTGGGACACCGCTGCCGGCGCGCTGTTGGTGGAAGAAGCCGGCGGAAAACTTACCGTCATGAACGGCGGGCCGTGGCGCCTCGACAGCCGCGAGACGCTCGCCAGCAATGGTCTGGTCCACGCTGATTTCGTTGCCAGCGTGCAAGACACTCTTGCCGGGCGCGGGTTGGAACCACTGCCGAGTCCGATGGAGTACGCTGCCGGGCGCAAGCGGGAGTAA
- a CDS encoding cupin, with the protein MPTLVSQPTRIRAAGNKPKLIDEYIGRVNSRTAPVSVAHMRSPAGWQEPGQTPEFDEYTIVLRGMLRVEHQGGHLEVRAGQAVIAHRGEWVRYSTPEADGAEYIAVCLPAFSMETVHRDG; encoded by the coding sequence ATGCCTACGCTGGTAAGTCAACCCACCCGCATCCGGGCCGCCGGCAACAAGCCCAAACTCATCGACGAATACATCGGACGCGTCAATTCCCGGACCGCGCCCGTCAGTGTCGCCCACATGCGCAGTCCCGCGGGCTGGCAGGAGCCGGGCCAGACGCCTGAGTTCGACGAGTACACCATCGTGCTGCGCGGCATGTTGCGCGTCGAGCACCAGGGCGGCCACCTTGAGGTCCGCGCCGGCCAGGCGGTCATCGCGCACCGCGGAGAATGGGTGCGCTACTCCACGCCGGAAGCCGACGGCGCCGAGTACATCGCCGTCTGCCTGCCCGCTTTTTCCATGGAGACCGTGCACCGCGACGGCTAG